Within Candidatus Thorarchaeota archaeon, the genomic segment AGCACGTGAGCAGCGCCGTCAGATACGTGAGAGTTCTCGTAAGGCTTCTCGATCTAAGAAGGAACGTCTTTCAGATGCCCAAGAACGTGTGGTTCGTGCCAAAGAACGGTATGATGCGGCTGTGAAGTCACTGGCCAAGGCACGCCAACGGTATGAAAATAGTAAGGCCTCACTGGAATCAAAGCGCAAAGCACTGAAGGATTTTCATGCAGCCTCTGCTGAACGTATCGCTCGTGCACAGCAGGCTGTTGAACGTGCTAAGACCCGTCTACAAAAAGCAAAACTGGCCAAGCAAAAAATAGAGACCGATTTGGCGCTTGCTAAATCAAGTCGCACTTGGAATCTTGGAACTTCTCTCAAGTCATATATTCATCCAAAAGTCGTTTACTCGTGGTGCCAACGTGTCGATTATGATTGGCGTAAAGTGTATTCCCGAATCCTACAGCGTAAATTTGCGTGGGTCGAGTCCGCCTCGTCTTGATCACCAGCCCTCTCCGTTTTCAAGACATAGTGGTTCCGCTCTTTTGCAATCTTTATTATGTCATTCAAGTTCAGGTCTGATGAATCAGTCATTGTTTGTGAGAATAAGTGGTGCGCCCGCCGGGAGTATCGCTCTGCATGGTATTCATGCAGGGTCTCGAACCCGGGCCGGATCCGTTCTGCTGACCTTAAGAAGTTCCTAAGGTATTGGCAGGGATCCATCATAGCCCCTAGACAACGGGCGCTTGCAATTGTGAACATTGTTGATATGGTCCAAGACCATAATGAACGCAGTTCTACGGAATGAGCGCTACGAGTATCGTTAAAAAGTTTGCCGAAGTGACGCGATACGCAAAGAGGCTAACAGGATAATGAACGTAGAATCTGTATCACGTTTTCGTTGGATTGATGGCACGAAAGGTCTCGGGATAATCGCAGTAATGATTGTCCATTCCATGATTCCTATGGTGAACGTGATTACTACGCATCTTAGTGCATTTGCCATACAACTCTTCTTTGTCGTGACTGGTTTCACGTACCATAATGAAAAATATCGGGAGCAATTGCGTCGTTTATTTGTAGTACGAGGACGGCAGCTGCTCATCCCCTACGTGTTGCTCTACGCATTAGTCATTATTCTGTTTATTCCCATGGCACCATATATTGAGACCTACCTCACTCCCTCACAACTTGTCTTCTGGTTTCTCTATGGGAGCGGTCCGCCAATGTCCTCTTCACATCTATGGTTTCTCCCCGTCCTCTTCTTTGGATTGGTGGTCTTTGCGGTACTCGATAAGCTCTCTGCGAGAATTGCCCGGCCCGTTCGACTTCTATGGCTTATTCTTCTTTCTCTTCTTGCCTGGTGGATCAAGTCCCTATTTGGATCGGCTCTTGTTCCATGGCATCTAAATGCCATTCTTATCGCTGCCGCCTATATGTTCCTAGGCAATGAGATACGCCTTGTCCGTAAGGATCGTTTGGATGTTATCTTTTCCCCCAGAAGGAACGTGATCGTCATCTTGTTGAGTGTTCCTACATTCTTAGTCATCTCAACAATTAACGGTTTCACTGATTTGGCGGTAGATAATACTGGTATCAGCATTTGGCTATACATGATAGCTGGTCTTCTTGGATCAATCATGTGCATTTCTCTCTCACAGATTATCACATATTACAGTGGTTGTTTGGATCGGTTGATGACGCTCTTTGGAAAGCATTCCCAAGTTGTCTACGAACTTCATCCATTGGTCTTCTATCTCTCCCCTCTAGTAGTGTTTCTTGTGGGGCTCGCTCTTGGTGATGGTGATGTTAGTGCCATTGCGGTCTGGCCGATTCGTCTGCTCCTTGCAACTACTCTCACACTGCCGCTCGTTCTCTTCGTAATAGAGCGCCATGCACCTCTGCGACTTCTCTTTAGAGGCACTACTAAGGAGCGTTCCTAATGATCTGTTTTATTTGTAGAGCTCGGAAAGTCGACTCGTATTCAAGTGCATTCGGTTCATGTGAACGATCATCAAATGCCATGTATGCTCCGTCAATCCACATGCCCTCTTGCTTTTCTGGCAAGGCGGGCTCGGGGAATCTATAGCGACCGTACTCAGTCCTGTACTTCTCTACATTATCCAGCAAGGTCTTGAACCATTTACTCTCTCTGATCACATGCGATCTTGCAAGTGTTTCTATCAAGACGAGTGTCTGTGGCTGTATCTCTGGTACTGGCAACAGGAGTCTGGTCTGCCCGCTGATAACGTCCTCCAGTATGGCCTCTGCCTTGGATCTCCATTCTGGTTCACTCAATATCGGTTGGGAATGAAATATTCCCACAATATCCAACCATGTCGCGGAGAGCGCTAATGAACTGTCATCTACCTTACCTGGTCTCCGATCATAGAGCAGGTTCAGTCTATACCTCAGAATCTTGTCCACGTAGCGTGTCTGGGCATATCCCGCCAGTGAGAGATGATTGACAACCACCATCATTGACTTGGTCACACGAATTCTCTCGTCACGCTCAATTGCATCAGTCAGCCATGCACGTGCTGGAAGACACAGCGAATCGAATGGCTGCAGTCCGGCTCTCATACCTATCTGAACCAACTTCCCCATGACATTGCCGAAAGATGTTGGTTGCTGTGACCAGATCACACTTGTTTTGAATCCTTGTTCTAGACGATTTAGCCAGGTCTTTACAATAGGTGAGCTGTGTAACTGATCAAGTGCATAGGCAACCTGTCCTACGTCCTGCGATTGAAGCAGGTCTACGATAGTCCTGAATCTGATGATCGGTCCTGCTGATTCAAGAAGCCAGTAGATTGACTCTTCGACCATGTTGTTCTCTATTAGTTCGATTCCTTATGACTGCGGCTGTTCATAGCAATCTTCTTGTGTTTCAAATTATTGCCTCTCAATGAGGCTATTACTCATGTCTATCAGGACCTCCCTCAAGCAAGATATCATTCGTGACATCTATTATGGTCGTATGCTTCTTACCTCCGTACGAGATCGACCTGATGGTTGGACACTACACTCCGGCAAATGGAGTCCGTTCTATATTCAACTACGCCTCATCAGTTCGTTTCCCGAAACGCTGCGAAAGGTTGCTCAAGCTATGACTACACTGATTCGTGAGGAGATCCCAAATGTCAACAAATTAGTCGGCATTGCTTTTGCTGGGATACCAATTGCTACCGCCATTTCTCTGGAGTCCGGCCTTCCAGCCGTTCACACTCGTAAATTAACAGGAGTACGGACTGAGGACGACCTTACTCAGGCTCTAAAAGAATATGGTCAGCACTCCCTTGTTGAGGGTATTCTCGAGGATGGTGATGTCCTCTGTCTTGTTGACGATCTTGTGACAGGTCTTGAGAGTAAACTGGTTGCACGTGCACAGGTACTGGCTGAGGTAAAGGCACGAGGGCTGAGTAATGTACAATGCGACGATATTGCGGTACTCATCGATCGTCAGCAGGGTGCAGACGCCAAAGCGCGTGAGGCTGGTCTGCATCTTCATTCGGTCATAAAATTCGTTGATGAGGGGCTGCCACTTCTAAAGGACCTGATGAATGACCGCGAGTACGACATTATTTGTAAATATCTTAATTGCTGATACGAATACATCAGCGAAAGTCATTTGACTGATGGATGTACTACTCTCAACTATGAGAGAGGATGTTAGTCCAGTCCAACATATGCTTAGATTGGCCCTTGCAACTACACTTAATCACTACAAGTTCTATACTGATGCGTCAAAGGTCGCTCAGACAACCACCGTGAAAGCCCTTCTGACCCTGCTTGCCGAGTCAGAGGAGGAATTAGCCAGCAAGATTGAGGATATGATGGCTCGCGGTATTGTCGAGGCCGTTGAACTCGCAGGCCATCTCTCTGGTGAAGAAACACCAGATCCTACTCCTTTCGATCTTGCTCGTGCTGAGACCGACCCTCGTCTGTTCGTCTGTAACAAAGCTCTGGATCAGGAGCTCAAGGCCTATACATTCTTCCTGTCTATTGCAGCCCGTGCCCGTT encodes:
- a CDS encoding acyltransferase; this translates as MNVESVSRFRWIDGTKGLGIIAVMIVHSMIPMVNVITTHLSAFAIQLFFVVTGFTYHNEKYREQLRRLFVVRGRQLLIPYVLLYALVIILFIPMAPYIETYLTPSQLVFWFLYGSGPPMSSSHLWFLPVLFFGLVVFAVLDKLSARIARPVRLLWLILLSLLAWWIKSLFGSALVPWHLNAILIAAAYMFLGNEIRLVRKDRLDVIFSPRRNVIVILLSVPTFLVISTINGFTDLAVDNTGISIWLYMIAGLLGSIMCISLSQIITYYSGCLDRLMTLFGKHSQVVYELHPLVFYLSPLVVFLVGLALGDGDVSAIAVWPIRLLLATTLTLPLVLFVIERHAPLRLLFRGTTKERS